The following coding sequences are from one Epilithonimonas vandammei window:
- a CDS encoding IS5 family transposase has protein sequence MLGKNPEKKPELFRPMLVDFINHEHELVLLSEKIDWNYFEKEFSPLYSKVGNPSHPIRFMVGCLLLKHLYNLGDETLEKAWIMNPYMQHFCGRVFFEHEFPCDPSNFVHFRKRIGEKGIEKIFAYSVRMHDAKTNTSNFVLSDTTVQENNTSFPTDAKLCKKVIDYCNKIAGNEGIKQRQRYTKVSKQMVRNTYNGKHPKRAKAARKSQRQLKTIAMRLIRELQRNFNAEQQEFYKDLMTLYTKVVTQKRNDADKIYSIHKPFTRCIAKGKAHSQYEMRSIREYH, from the coding sequence ATGTTGGGGAAAAATCCAGAAAAGAAGCCAGAATTATTCCGCCCAATGTTGGTGGATTTTATTAACCACGAGCATGAACTTGTTCTACTTTCAGAAAAAATAGATTGGAATTATTTTGAGAAAGAATTTTCGCCCTTGTATTCCAAAGTGGGCAATCCGAGCCATCCGATTCGGTTTATGGTGGGTTGTTTGCTACTGAAACATTTGTATAATTTGGGCGATGAGACTTTGGAAAAAGCCTGGATCATGAATCCTTATATGCAGCATTTTTGTGGCAGGGTTTTCTTTGAACACGAATTTCCTTGTGACCCGAGTAATTTTGTTCATTTCCGAAAAAGAATTGGCGAAAAAGGTATCGAAAAAATCTTTGCCTACAGCGTAAGAATGCACGATGCCAAGACGAACACCTCAAATTTTGTTTTGTCCGATACTACCGTTCAGGAGAATAATACCTCTTTTCCTACCGATGCAAAATTGTGCAAAAAAGTGATCGATTATTGCAACAAAATAGCCGGAAATGAAGGCATAAAACAAAGACAACGCTACACAAAAGTCAGCAAACAAATGGTGCGCAACACCTACAACGGAAAACATCCCAAGCGGGCAAAAGCGGCAAGGAAATCTCAAAGACAGCTCAAAACCATCGCCATGAGACTGATTCGTGAATTGCAACGGAATTTTAATGCAGAACAGCAAGAATTTTATAAAGATTTAATGACATTGTACACCAAGGTTGTCACACAAAAAAGAAACGATGCCGATAAAATTTACAGCATTCACAAGCCTTTTACCCGATGTATTGCCAAAGGAAAAGCGCATAGCCAGTATGAAATGCGAAGCATTCGTGAATACCATTAA
- a CDS encoding IS3 family transposase — MVTPYQKERCIAYIREKRPEISYAKVCRVMGRSRTSKYYKKRMPEKDEKLREAITSILGTSRLGRKKVIVKVRKKYPGYGSSQIRRVYQKYGFSLYKRMKRKRFDNPANPISVPMERNDEWAMDFMSDALARGSRFRTLNIVDQYNRKCLGIDARTSMPSRAVIHFLERMIEKHGKPKGIRTDNGPEFTSGLFQDWLDKNNIEWVKIQKGKPQQNAIIERFNKTYREDVLDANLFFSLQDVKDLTERWIEDYNYERPHEALDFKTPSEYEAA, encoded by the coding sequence GTGGTAACACCTTATCAGAAGGAGCGTTGTATTGCTTATATTCGGGAGAAAAGACCGGAGATAAGTTATGCTAAGGTGTGCCGCGTAATGGGACGCTCAAGAACCTCAAAATATTATAAAAAACGGATGCCCGAAAAAGATGAAAAACTTCGAGAAGCCATCACCTCGATATTGGGAACCAGCAGGCTGGGACGCAAGAAAGTCATCGTGAAGGTTCGTAAAAAGTACCCGGGGTACGGTTCTTCGCAAATCCGAAGGGTCTATCAGAAGTATGGTTTTTCGCTTTACAAAAGAATGAAAAGGAAACGGTTTGACAATCCTGCCAATCCTATTTCCGTTCCCATGGAGCGAAATGATGAGTGGGCAATGGACTTTATGAGTGACGCACTGGCGAGGGGATCCCGATTTCGAACGCTGAATATTGTTGATCAGTACAACAGAAAATGTCTGGGGATTGATGCGCGTACATCCATGCCGTCCAGAGCGGTCATCCATTTTTTGGAGCGCATGATTGAGAAGCACGGCAAGCCCAAGGGAATACGCACGGACAACGGCCCGGAGTTTACCTCGGGCCTTTTCCAGGATTGGCTGGATAAAAACAACATTGAATGGGTTAAAATCCAAAAAGGAAAGCCACAGCAGAATGCCATTATCGAGCGTTTCAACAAAACCTACAGAGAAGATGTGCTGGACGCCAACCTTTTTTTCTCCCTTCAGGATGTAAAAGACCTTACGGAACGCTGGATAGAAGACTACAATTATGAACGTCCGCACGAAGCACTGGACTTTAAAACCCCATCGGAATATGAGGCAGCATAA
- a CDS encoding transposase: MKKSRFTEPQIIRMLQSQQEGKKVAEICREYGISEQTFYNWKSKYGGMSLSELQRVKELEAENARLKRIVADQQISIDILKEVNSKKW; encoded by the coding sequence ATGAAAAAATCAAGATTTACGGAGCCTCAGATTATCAGGATGCTCCAGAGCCAGCAGGAAGGCAAGAAAGTGGCGGAGATCTGCCGGGAATACGGTATCTCCGAACAAACATTTTACAACTGGAAGAGCAAGTATGGAGGAATGAGTCTTTCGGAACTCCAGCGCGTCAAGGAACTTGAAGCGGAGAATGCCCGTCTCAAGCGCATTGTGGCGGACCAGCAGATTTCCATCGATATTTTAAAGGAGGTCAACTCAAAAAAGTGGTAA
- a CDS encoding DUF4252 domain-containing protein produces MLKFIYIIILAIVGFFLQSCMVSQKKVHTDFFDNPGFKENSTFVSINVPTFLAKSYVKNALREDGESQEVIDLIKKISDVKVLIVESSKTPFKAEFQKYLDNNNYEEWMSVKQQGNLISLNAKQTDDIIKRMIITVRDDNDETIFVDVKGKFTPDDISKIVNATEKNQIKIKRN; encoded by the coding sequence ATGTTAAAATTTATATACATTATCATTTTAGCGATTGTCGGTTTCTTTTTACAATCGTGTATGGTTTCTCAGAAAAAAGTTCACACCGATTTTTTTGACAACCCAGGATTCAAAGAAAATTCGACTTTTGTCAGTATCAATGTTCCTACTTTCTTGGCGAAATCCTATGTGAAAAATGCTTTGAGAGAGGACGGCGAAAGTCAGGAAGTAATAGACTTGATAAAGAAAATCAGCGATGTAAAAGTTTTGATTGTGGAAAGTTCCAAAACGCCATTCAAAGCCGAATTTCAGAAATATCTTGACAATAATAACTACGAAGAATGGATGTCTGTAAAACAACAAGGAAATCTGATAAGCCTTAATGCTAAACAAACAGACGACATCATCAAACGTATGATAATTACAGTCAGAGATGATAATGATGAAACGATTTTTGTAGATGTAAAAGGGAAGTTTACGCCAGATGATATTTCAAAAATCGTTAATGCCACCGAAAAAAATCAAATCAAAATCAAAAGGAATTAA
- a CDS encoding DUF4252 domain-containing protein translates to MKKISILIVLFLLSTNIFGQTEELNKLFDKYQDTEGVTSIKIAKPMFKLLNNLKIDDEELGKIQPLLGKVNGLKMLVLEKSEMSNNPTINGGKIEKEIANSLKNMKYEELVTVNNRDAKIKFMAQDITANVMDNLILNIISEDSSVLMMLDGKISMEDVNNLMSETKNVTSLNPVSSIKSANVQIGSVRNVPAFNGIETSSGVDVEFTQSPTQSVVVKVEPEKQQYVITEVENGVLKIFVRNKGVKNLNFNSLKVIVSGPKLSKLITKSGSIFKAVNQINETTFVASCSSGSQVSGSFKIYTNTALDVSSGVSVKMNLETKSLALEASSGSSIKLSGKADSGVYSASSGSSISAGDFVTKSAVVDASSGASVKINTTESLTASATSAASVQYRGNPSKVTKSANEMTGSTINAIN, encoded by the coding sequence ATGAAAAAAATATCAATATTAATCGTATTATTTCTTCTCTCAACGAATATTTTCGGACAGACAGAAGAACTCAATAAGCTCTTTGATAAATACCAGGATACAGAAGGTGTAACCTCTATCAAAATTGCCAAACCTATGTTCAAATTGCTGAATAACCTTAAAATCGATGATGAAGAATTGGGGAAAATTCAACCGCTTTTAGGAAAAGTGAATGGACTGAAAATGCTGGTTCTGGAAAAATCCGAAATGTCAAATAATCCCACTATCAATGGCGGGAAAATCGAAAAGGAAATTGCAAATTCTCTCAAAAATATGAAGTATGAGGAATTGGTGACTGTGAACAATCGTGATGCTAAAATCAAATTTATGGCACAGGATATCACAGCCAATGTGATGGACAATCTGATTCTTAATATTATATCAGAAGACAGTTCAGTTCTAATGATGTTGGACGGGAAAATTTCTATGGAGGATGTCAATAACCTGATGTCTGAAACAAAAAATGTCACTTCATTAAATCCAGTGTCTAGTATAAAATCAGCCAATGTCCAGATTGGAAGTGTGAGAAACGTCCCAGCTTTTAACGGAATAGAAACTTCTTCTGGAGTAGATGTAGAATTCACTCAAAGTCCAACGCAAAGTGTGGTTGTGAAAGTGGAGCCAGAAAAGCAACAATATGTTATCACAGAAGTTGAAAACGGTGTTTTGAAAATATTTGTCAGAAATAAAGGGGTTAAAAATCTTAATTTCAATAGTCTTAAAGTGATTGTTTCAGGCCCAAAATTATCAAAATTGATTACCAAATCTGGTTCGATTTTCAAAGCAGTAAATCAGATTAACGAAACTACTTTTGTGGCAAGCTGTTCATCTGGGTCACAGGTTTCAGGAAGTTTTAAAATCTATACAAACACAGCACTGGATGTTTCTTCTGGTGTAAGCGTAAAAATGAATTTGGAAACCAAATCTCTAGCTTTGGAAGCAAGCAGCGGAAGTTCTATCAAATTGTCAGGAAAAGCAGACTCGGGAGTTTACAGTGCAAGCAGCGGAAGTTCTATCTCAGCAGGGGATTTCGTAACCAAATCTGCAGTTGTAGATGCCTCTTCCGGAGCAAGTGTGAAAATCAATACAACAGAAAGTTTAACCGCAAGTGCGACATCTGCAGCGTCTGTACAGTACAGAGGTAATCCTTCTAAAGTGACAAAATCTGCCAATGAAATGACGGGCTCTACTATTAACGCAATCAATTAG
- a CDS encoding sigma-70 family RNA polymerase sigma factor has translation MTQDNFKQTVYILKDEMYRFAKKFLMSADEAEDVVMDLMMKFWQKKDELMVVENLKSFALRSVKNECLNRLKHHEVKLGFASQTRHQSELYQIETNNMREQILGFINQLPEKQKMVIHLKDVEEYEISEISEIMEMEENAVRVNLMRARQKVKESINQLYAYENRQIQGLGI, from the coding sequence ATGACTCAAGACAACTTTAAACAAACGGTCTACATACTCAAAGATGAGATGTACCGTTTTGCAAAAAAGTTTTTAATGAGCGCAGATGAAGCGGAAGATGTCGTAATGGATTTGATGATGAAATTCTGGCAAAAGAAAGATGAATTGATGGTTGTGGAAAATCTGAAAAGTTTTGCCCTGCGAAGTGTAAAAAATGAATGCCTGAACCGACTGAAACATCACGAAGTGAAACTTGGATTTGCAAGCCAGACAAGGCATCAGTCAGAACTTTATCAGATTGAAACCAATAATATGAGAGAGCAGATTTTGGGATTTATCAACCAACTGCCCGAGAAACAAAAAATGGTCATTCACTTAAAAGATGTCGAGGAATATGAGATTTCGGAGATTTCGGAAATCATGGAGATGGAGGAAAATGCAGTCCGCGTGAACCTGATGAGAGCCAGACAAAAGGTGAAAGAATCAATTAACCAACTTTATGCGTATGAAAACAGACAGATACAAGGATTGGGAATCTAA